In the genome of Pieris rapae chromosome 6, ilPieRapa1.1, whole genome shotgun sequence, one region contains:
- the LOC123689303 gene encoding putative uncharacterized protein DDB_G0286901, whose translation MKTYLNGLCTYLTLTALYTYCNAGLLDILLRRNTTPQQIYNVNNNPSRNPYAQTIQNLAATRDKYNARNKNWGTPSAFHTENKKHANSLINVNDSGNSDSSDDDNRIPRNTINTSPTNIAQNTNEQRVANQVSGFPFINDNSGLNHPLVNQFHGNDAALNPRINNNGNVGNIHKIIHDINKINNIMDQIKQENAKNHGNIDPNIKTNNRNHNFDNPSTGPFTYPMVHVNNGLHGVYTNLHNDNHNNVYHDTSNILSNVQPPRKPETNLNTAVTNAHIIVTPPPGILMTNLPKENVNNKKPSAVSNVSNIGDKYVLKPVTKRKFFSQVRPVVPDYIIPQNKETLYYID comes from the exons atgaaaacatatttaaatggattatgtacttatttaactttga ctgCATTGTACACTTACTGCAATGCTGGACTATTAGATATACTTTTAAGACGTAATACTACTCCTCAACAAATTTACAACGTAAACAACAATCCAAGTCGAAATCCTTATGCTCAAACTATTCAAAATCTTGCTGCAACTAGAGATAAATACAACgctagaaataaaaattgggGAACACCGTCAGCATTTCACACGGAAAATAAGAAACACGCTAATAGCTTGATCAACGTTAATGACTCTGGAAATAGCGACAGCTCTGATGATGACAACCGAATACCACGCAACACCATTAATACGTCACCAACAAACATAGCTCAAAACACAAATGAACAAAGAGTTGCCAATCAAGTGTCGGGATTTCCGTTCATTAATGACAATTCGGGTCTTAATCATCCATTGGTAAATCAGTTCCACGGAAATGACGCTGCGTTGAACcctagaattaataataacggAAATGTtggaaatatacataaaattatacatgatataaacaaaattaataacattatggATCAAATAAAGCAAGAGAATGCTAAAAACCATGGAAATATAGatccaaatattaaaacaaataatagaaaCCATAATTTTGATAACCCTTCTACTGGACCTTTTACCTATCCAATGGTTCATGTAAATAACGGACTTCATGgagtttatacaaatttacataatgataACCACAATAATGTATACCATGATACAAGTAACATACTTAGTAATGTACAACCACCAAGGAAGCcagaaacaaatttaaatacggCCGTAACAAATGCACATATTATTGTAACACCCCCGCCTGGTATTTTGATGACAAATTTGCCAaaggaaaatgtaaataataaaaagccttCGGCAGTATCTAATGTAAGTAATATCGGGGACAAATATGTACTTAAGCCAGTTACAAAAAGGAAATTCTTTTCTCAAGTAAGACCTGTTGTTCCGGATTATATAATTCCTCAAAATAAGGAAACTTTATACTATATAGACTAA
- the LOC110992984 gene encoding multiple coagulation factor deficiency protein 2 homolog: MWLEAVALLILSSMSASMRRGPHHPHGQGVQQTHSHYSPRGTEKLTQESQLLHDAKHIEEDIKVLTPELLANMTPEELEFHYFSAHDFDRNSMLDGLEMLKAVYHTMDHEHSETETPIEPEANHIDEYIALVDKTLETDDTDGDGYVSYAEYRAARLNKPSERTPRVVAAGSI, encoded by the exons atgtgGTTGGAAG CGGTAGCACTCCTAATTCTGAGCAGTATGTCAGCCAGCATGCGTCGTGGTCCTCATCATCCCCATGGACAGGGTGTACAGCAGACACACAGCCACTATAGCCCGAGAGGAACGGAGAAGCTCACTCAAGAATCTCAGTTATTGCATGATGCGAA gcACATAGAAGAGGATATAAAAGTGTTGACACCTGAATTATTGGCCAATATGACCCCAGAGGAGTTGGAGTTCCATTATTTCTCCGCTCATGACTTCGACAGGAACTCCATGTTAGACGGCCTAGAGATGTTAAAg gcTGTATATCATACAATGGACCATGAGCATTCTGAAACGGAAACTCCAATAGAGCCTGAAGCAAACCATATTGATGAATACATtg CCTTAGTGGATAAAACATTAGAGACAGATGACACAGACGGAGATGGCTACGTATCCTACGCGGAATATCGCGCGGCGCGACTGAATAAACCTTCGGAGAGGACGCCTAGAGTTGTAGCTGCAGGCTCTATATAG
- the LOC110992983 gene encoding uncharacterized protein LOC110992983 isoform X1 gives MVVLILILLPYLTLAEHSGAYSSPQYAKKMFPKHYDAVLPKENPAQFKSETIDRFDNDFNETYRASFLNSAGSFLSGAGGQVVSSLAKDFIARSTGTSQVGFDCITQVLSLNLTNLVILIVLKALVLAAGFFGAGAWKGHHYARSFEDNNSSYITEDEILLYLSYLVGQQSQDYGCLYRLSCQRPKQAAIYASGAELLLQGTKLIQGNSIDLEPYEDVSRGIQQAAALGQQGVSCDRYQCT, from the exons ATGGTCGTGCTCATCTTAATCTTACTACCCTACTTAACCCTTGCGGAACACTCGGGCGCCTACTCCTCCCCGCAGTACGCGAAGAAGATGTTTCCCAAGCATTACGACGCTGTCTTACCGAAGGAGAACCCAGCGCAGTTCAAAAGTGAAACAATTGACAGATTCGACAACGACTTCAATGAAACATATCGAGCGTCCTTTTTGAATTCAGCGGGAAGTTTCTTAAGTGGTGCTGGGGGGCAGGTGGTTTCTAGCCTGGCGAAGGATTTCATAGCTCGATCAACAGGCACCAGTCAGGTTGGTTTTGACTGCATTACGCAG GTTCTTAGTTTGAACCTCACCAACCTGGTTATTCTGATTGTGCTGAAAGCCTTAGTACTTGCTGCGGGCTTCTTTGGAGCCGGCGCATGGAAGGGTCACCACTACGCAAGAAGTTTTGAAg ATAATAACTCATCCTACATCACAGAAGATGAAATTCTTCTGTACCTAAGTTACCTTGTTGGACAACAGTCACAAGACTACGGCTGTTTATACCGTCTCTCTTGTCAAAGGCCAAAACAGGCTGCCATCTATGCGTCGGGAGCTGAACTTTTATTGCAGGGGACAAAACTCATACAAGG GAACAGTATTGATTTGGAACCATACGAAGATGTATCCAGAGGTATTCAGCAGGCAGCCGCATTAGGCCAACAAGGAGTTTCCTGTGACAGATACCAGTGTACTTAA
- the LOC110992983 gene encoding uncharacterized protein LOC110992983 isoform X2 — protein MVVLILILLPYLTLAEHSGAYSSPQYAKKMFPKHYDAVLPKENPAQFKSETIDRFDNDFNETYRASFLNSAGSFLSGAGGQVVSSLAKDFIARSTGTSQVLSLNLTNLVILIVLKALVLAAGFFGAGAWKGHHYARSFEDNNSSYITEDEILLYLSYLVGQQSQDYGCLYRLSCQRPKQAAIYASGAELLLQGTKLIQGNSIDLEPYEDVSRGIQQAAALGQQGVSCDRYQCT, from the exons ATGGTCGTGCTCATCTTAATCTTACTACCCTACTTAACCCTTGCGGAACACTCGGGCGCCTACTCCTCCCCGCAGTACGCGAAGAAGATGTTTCCCAAGCATTACGACGCTGTCTTACCGAAGGAGAACCCAGCGCAGTTCAAAAGTGAAACAATTGACAGATTCGACAACGACTTCAATGAAACATATCGAGCGTCCTTTTTGAATTCAGCGGGAAGTTTCTTAAGTGGTGCTGGGGGGCAGGTGGTTTCTAGCCTGGCGAAGGATTTCATAGCTCGATCAACAGGCACCAGTCAG GTTCTTAGTTTGAACCTCACCAACCTGGTTATTCTGATTGTGCTGAAAGCCTTAGTACTTGCTGCGGGCTTCTTTGGAGCCGGCGCATGGAAGGGTCACCACTACGCAAGAAGTTTTGAAg ATAATAACTCATCCTACATCACAGAAGATGAAATTCTTCTGTACCTAAGTTACCTTGTTGGACAACAGTCACAAGACTACGGCTGTTTATACCGTCTCTCTTGTCAAAGGCCAAAACAGGCTGCCATCTATGCGTCGGGAGCTGAACTTTTATTGCAGGGGACAAAACTCATACAAGG GAACAGTATTGATTTGGAACCATACGAAGATGTATCCAGAGGTATTCAGCAGGCAGCCGCATTAGGCCAACAAGGAGTTTCCTGTGACAGATACCAGTGTACTTAA
- the LOC110992976 gene encoding uncharacterized protein LOC110992976, whose product MIAILAACLFYGAFAIPNDQIEKYENKVRTYQLDVPGSNPITIIETGGGEDLPGQWDPIAKSDDDLVIKNLMTHVVHDVDGNRPRCYGPSCQEGFVEDEGPQEFEEKLKEFGDFSNERLQAIAALAAKLKKQKTKADRFSTTNGEDADSDNNGQVFTSWNRLKVKQHKHPYDDKDGWVTLEPIAWSSSKISKWKPNVKKQKPTYWNDDEDTKYSSDDNYSSYQDPESDGSKYTYNFAQKKPTLSRPGFINNKFHIPPEYDMEVPSKPTWNKKRPTIQHSMDSPQMTMLNLQSSWSPDDSRHPNKPNCDKDIHQNDDNSYYGSSDSVITDSRPSNFPYNYEALHQSSMQRRPMRRPTQVIYADAEPDEERHSRPPYGDGQWVLLSTTKGYKNKKRHRALDLSEENMVPTMTSHQSVSLTVLPSDDAHTNMTTSHGGLLEVEKSFQTVEESKRDMDKKYDLQTEVSDERPIKKKVLKKKVLATSSPDSSTVLAAVGAGMLPATMAMVVPMMLGKKRRRRDIYGPQLYQLQPNEYIL is encoded by the coding sequence ATGATAGCGATACTCGCGGCTTGCTTGTTCTATGGAGCGTTTGCTATTCCAAACgatcaaattgaaaaatatgaaaataaagtgAGAACTTATCAACTGGATGTTCCTGGGAGCAACCCTATTACGATAATTGAAACTGGTGGAGGAGAGGATTTGCCGGGACAATGGGATCCAATAGCAAAAAGTGATGACGatctagttattaaaaatcttatgaCACATGTCGTTCATGATGTAGACGGAAATCGTCCTCGGTGTTACGGACCTTCTTGCCAAGAGGGGTTCGTAGAGGATGAAGGTCCACAGGAGTTTGAGGAGAAGTTAAAAGAGTTTGGTGATTTTTCCAACGAACGCCTCCAGGCAATAGCCGCTTTGGCTGCAAAgctaaaaaaacagaaaacaaaagCTGATAGATTCTCAACTACAAATGGTGAAGATGCGGATAGTGATAACAATGGACAGGTATTTACTTCCTGGAATAGGTTGAAAGTGAAACAACATAAACATCCATACGATGACAAAGATGGATGGGTGACATTAGAGCCCATAGCGTGGTCTTCAAGTAAAATTTCTAAATGGAAACCCAACGTCAAAAAACAGAAACCAACTTATTGGAATGATGATGAAGATACGAAATATTCATCGGACGATAATTATTCAAGTTACCAAGATCCAGAGAGTGAtggcagtaaatatacctataatttCGCACAGAAGAAACCTACTTTGAGTCGCCctggttttataaataataaattccacATACCTCCTGAGTATGATATGGAAGTGCCATCTAAACCTACATGGAACAAAAAAAGGCCGACAATACAGCACTCTATGGATAGCCCTCAAATGACAATGCTCAATTTACAATCGTCATGGTCTCCTGACGATAGTAGACATCCTAACAAACCTAATTGCGACAAAGATATTCATCAAAACGACGATAACTCTTACTACGGATCATCAGATTCAGTAATAACCGATTCTCGACCATCTAATTTCCCTTATAATTATGAAGCTCTTCACCAATCTTCTATGCAAAGACGTCCAATGCGTCGCCCCACACAAGTGATATATGCAGATGCTGAGCCAGATGAAGAACGGCATTCAAGACCTCCATATGGTGATGGACAATGGGTTCTCTTATCCACTACTAAGGGATATAAAAACAAGAAACGCCACCGAGCTCTTGATTTATCTGAAGAGAACATGGTACCCACAATGACATCTCACCAATCCGTCTCCTTGACTGTTTTGCCATCTGATGACGCTCACACAAATATGACAACATCACACGGCGGCCTACTTGAGGTGGAGAAGAGTTTTCAAACAGTAGAAGAATCTAAGCGTGATATGGATAAGAAGTATGATTTACAGACGGAAGTATCTGATGAGAGACCTATTAAAAAGAaggtattaaaaaagaaagttcTGGCAACGAGTTCCCCAGACAGTTCGACAGTTCTAGCTGCGGTAGGCGCTGGTATGCTCCCAGCGACAATGGCTATGGTTGTTCCAATGATGTTAGGAAAGAAACGACGAAGAAGGGACATTTACGGCCCCCAATTATACCAACTACAACCAAatgagtatattttataa
- the LOC110992977 gene encoding uncharacterized protein LOC110992977: MTRKFLFCFPLRLGNIVFGYIVVIISLVVAAFHLYLLALNIISKDDTHEEKFNNFEKLESIFGEDKKDLVTIVIMIYYLTYIIIGLLLLMFGLIFTVGAYKVNECCITTFFIYSFFHIFFTIGLIVWEAITAGWIQLGLIFVSDVLLITCLFSVKYLMEAIRTGNIYTRPGEALYKYNT; the protein is encoded by the exons ATGACGAGGAAATTCTTATTTTGTTTTCCCCTGCGACTTGGAAACATCGTATTTGGCTATATTGTTgtt ATTATAAGTTTAGTGGTAGCAGCCTTCCATTTATACCTCCTTGCgttaaacattatttccaaAGATGATACACACGAAGAAAAATTCAACAATTTCGAAAAACTCGAAAGTATATTTGGCGAAGACAAAAAGGACTTAGTCACTATTGTCATTATgatatattacttaacataTATCATAATTGGACTATTGTTATTAATGTTCGGTCTTATATTTACTGTTGGAGCTTACAAG GTAAACGAGTGCTGTATAACAACTTTCTTCATCTACAGCTTCTTCCATATATTCTTCACTATTGGATTAATCGTTTGGGAAGCCATTACCGCTGGCTGGATACAGCTCGGACTTATATTCGTATCGGAtg TGCTCCTGATAACTTGTCTATTCAGCGTCAAGTATCTGATGGAAGCAATTAGAACCGGGAATATCTACACTCGTCCTGGAGAAgcgctttataaatataatacatga